The genomic DNA TTAATACATATAAAGCATTAAATGCTACTTGGCTGATAACTGGAGAAGGCCCAATGCTAAAGGATAGAGAATCCAACGGACATGTCGAAGCATCCGAGCACATAACAAGATTTCCCGTCAAAACTGATAGGCCTATGACCAGCGTACGTATACCCCTGTACAGCGTTGATGCCATTGCCGGTGTGGTTGAGGTGTACGAGCAAATATCAGACAATGATCCCATTGCGTACCTCGAGATACCCAACCTGCCCAAGTGCGACGGGGCCATATACGTGGTGGGCGATAGCATGTATCCGCTCCTTAAGAGTGGGGACATTATTATATATAAGGTACTGAACAACATCCAAAACATTCTTTGGGGCGAGATGTACCTTTTATCCATTGTTCAGGATGGTGATGCCTTCATTACTGTTAAGTACGTGAAACAATCGGCTTCTCCCGGGTGGGTCACCCTAATCAGCTACAATGAGCACCATCAGCCCAAGGATTTTCCAATTGAATCGATACGATTTGCAGCACACGTTAAGGCATCAGTTCGCATTAACTCCATGGGGTAACGATCCACACGCACACATTTTACATCCATACACCATATATTACACTGATATAGTGCATTTTATATACTATTACTTTATATGCGTTTACGGAATTATCCCCCCCTCTATTTTACTTTTTATCCGTTTTTTTTTCCTATTTTCTGGAATTATCCCCCTTTTATCGCCCTTTTTTTTTCCCACTTTTGACCGCCCAGCTGACCGCCCAGCTGAGCGTCCAGCTGCCCCCTAACCCATTTTTTTACAATTTTCAACCCCATTTAAATGCAACAAAAAAACCCCTTTTAGAAAGGGGCTTAAAATGTCATCCATTCCTTATAATTTCTTGTATTTTAAAGAGCCAATGTTTAACCTTAATGTCGCTTTTTAGTGTTAATTTAACCGCATATATTAACCCAGTTTTAACCCATTTGGTACATTTTGTTTTAAGTGAGAATTTCGTATGTATCTAATTATCAGCCATGTGTATTTTCAAAAATTGTACATTTTGTTTTGGGGGCCATACTTAGCATTACAAGGGTGCACCCCTCCACCACGTCAATTCCATGTTCTCGGGCAAGTTTTTCCAGCTCAGGGTTTTCAGTTCCTGGGTTAAAAATTAGACGTTTGGGTTTGAGGTTGATGATATAGTTGTAGTATGGAGCCTGATTACGTGCGCTGAGATATAGTGTTATGGTGTGAATATCTGGTATATCCTGTAGTTCGGTATGAATCTCAATATCATCAACCATCCCTTTACGTGCACCGATTGCTACTACCTCAATACCATGTTTCTTAAGGCTTCGTATGGCTAGGTACGAGTAACGCTCAGGTTTTTGACTGGCGCCTAGTACCAAAGTTTTTGGAAGAATATCGTTTCCTACCTCCATACAGCTAATTCTTTCTCAGAAGAACTACGGCATAGGCCGTTACGCCTTCCTCGCGTCCAACAAAACCAAGTTTCTCGGTAGTAGTAGCTTTTATTGAAATTTGCTGTGGCTCAACATCTAATGCTTTGGCAAGTTCAGCCTGCATTTTGGGTATATAATCCTTTACCTTTGGGCGTTGTAGGCAGATGGTTGAGTCGATGTTTCCAATGGTGTAACCTATTTGGGCAATTATATCCATTGTTTTCCGTAAAAGTATTTTACTATCGATACCCTTTAAAGAGGGATCGGTATCGGGGAAATGGACACCTATATCGCCCAGGTTGGCTGCACCCAGCATGGCATCGCAAATGGCATGGATAAGGGCATCGCCATCGGAGTGACCTAATGAGCCCTTGGTGTGTTCAATTTGAACTCCACCTAGCCAAAAGGGGAGCCCTTGCTGCAGCTGATGAACATCGTAGCCAAAACCTATCCTAAAATCCATTACTTATTCCTATTTGTTCTTGTTCTTGCAGGTTCAAATTCAAAAGAGATTGAAAAGCGAAGGGTATTGGCCATAGGGCTATTGAACCCACCGGTTGGGATTAGGTACGAGAAATCGATATTAAAAACATTGTAACGCAATCCAGCCCCAAGTGTGATATACTTACGGTTCCCCTTATTTTGGCTCTCATGGAAGTATCCTGCCCTAATGGCAAACTGTCTTGCGTACCAGTACTCAACCCCAGTGGCAATGTATATTTCCTGCATTTCCTCCTTGAAACCACCTGGGGCGTCGTAAAACGATTGAATCATACCCTGCACAACCGATACGTTTGGATCCATTCCGCTTACAATCTCATCCTGGCTGTTGTAAACAGGTGGAGTAGGAACTAGCAGCTTGTTTAAATCCAGTAGATACGAAAAGCCATTGTATTGGTCGATGTTAAGCGATAACCTTCCACCAACCCTTAGGTTAATGGGTATAAACTCCTTTTGTGGATCCTCATTATACGATAGTTTTGTTCCAATATTGGAGATATTACCACCAATTGCCATTTCGCCACTTTTCCCGGCAAGGTTAATAGCGTTCTGGTAGTATACTGCCAAATCGGCTGCAAACGAGGTACCGGGTTTACCGCTACCAGTGCCTGTGGTAGTAAAATTACCGGTTAAATCGGAACGGATGTAACGGAAAGCCATTGCACCGGCAATATGGTCGGAAAACTTACGCGAGTATGCAAAATCGATTGCAAACTCGTTAGGATTAAAGGCCTGGATGTAGTTGTTATTGTTATCCCTGAAGGTGATTTCACCCATTGAGAAGTAAAGCAACGATCCGCTAATGGATTGCATCTTATCAAACTGGTAATAACCGGTTAAATGGGTAAGGTTGATATCGTTAACCAAGTTCCTGAGCCATGGGGTATAGGAGAAACCCATGCCCCACTTTTTACCTTCAATAAATGGAAACTTAGCAGGGTTCCAGTGTTGCGAGTTTACATCGGGTACCGATGCCACTCCGGCATCGCCAAGAGCCGCACTCCGTGAGTCGGGTGCTATGGTTAGGAATGGTACAGCAATGCGCAATGCATTTAAACCACCCGATAGCGATATGGTGCTATCGAACTGAGCCTTAACCGTAGGCTGTAATCCTACTAAAAGAATTGTTGCAATTCCAAAAAATTTCTTAATCATCAACTTAACAATTATGAGTTTGCAAAAATAACATTTATACGGTAACAAATGTAAACGGTGTAATATGATACTTATTGTTTAATATCAAACTAAAGTACAACGAATTTTGTTGTGGCTACCTGCTCACCCTGTACCGATGAAACTTGAATGCGAGCAAAGTAAATTCCCTTTGCAAGTTTCTCCCCGTTGGAGTTACATCCGTTCCATTCAAGTGGCCCTATTCTATAACCTTCGGTATAAATCCCTTTTTTAAGGAGTTCGGCAACTTTAGATCCATTGATGTTGAATATTTCCAGCTTTACATCAAGTTCAGTTTCATTGGTGTTTGTTTCAAAGTAGAACTGCGTGTAATCCTTAACAGGGTTTGGAACACAGTAAAAGTTACCAACCACAAGTTTATCGTCGCCAATTACCCGGAAAACTATTTTGCCGGTATTGCTATTATTAAAGGCATCCCAGGCCTTTACCTCTATAGTGTAAGTTCCAGGAGTTAGACCAGAGAACTGATAGGTTGCTATTCCCTGAGTGTAATCGTCGGTATTGGCTTTGTAAAAATTATTAAGGTTGAATGTTTCGCTTTGCCCGGCTGGATATGTTAATGTTGCGGTAAGATCATGCCCTATACCCGCTCCGGTTGTGTTTATGCCACTCGCATCGGAAAGGTAAACCAGTAGCAGAGGGTTGGAGTTGCAAATACCACCGTTAGTGAACTTGGTATCGTTCAGGAAAATTTTAATTTGAGGGCCTTCACTATCAATGCTTTCAGGGTTACCAATTCCTCCAACAACTATTGAATCGTGAACGCCTAGGGCTGTCTGCATGCCATCGGTTGCAAAAAGACTTATTTTTCCATTCCCGTATGAGAAGTTAATATCTTTTGGTACCGTAAAATCGATACTAAAAGTACCCTGTGAAACAGTTGCTTTCCCTTTAAATATGATATTATCGCGACTTTTAAAGGTCATCGGAGTGCCGCCGTCGTTAGCCAGGGTGGTAATTTCGCGCTCCTTATCGTATAGGGTAACCGAAACGGTTCCATTGAAATTTTCAACAGTTGTGCCAAGGTTATCGGCAATAAACCCTTTAAGGTTTACCTTATTAAGTGCCTTTAGTGTATCAGCTGGCTCTGATGCTGGGCGTTCGTTAATATATGAGATTTTTATGTTGTATGTAGGGTATTTTAGCATCAATGCGGGATCGCCTAATAGGGTGAAGTTGCGTTTATTGTAACCGGTTCCCGATAGTATTTTGGTTATGCGAACCAAATCACCAAGCCTGAGATAGTTGCCATTGGCATCGGTTTTGAAAAGCTGCTGTATAAAGTTGTAGTTTAAAGTGAAGTTTGGGCTTGAGTAAACAAGCCGGGTAGTAGAGAGTAACGCTATTGCACCACCCTTTGGGGTAAGTAGTATCCATTCCCCGGTTGAGGTCATGTGGTAATCGTCAAAACGGCTAAACTCGCAGGTTGCTGTAACAAATAGAGGAAGGCGTTTAGCGTTTTTCCATCCCAACACATCGTTTAGCATTAAAACCTTCTCGTGGGCAAGCCACCTTTCATTCCCATGACCAGTATAGTTTAAAAGCAAAGCGCCATTGTTAACAGCAGAATTGATGGCACTGGTAACATCGGGGTAGCGTTGACCACCCGAAACAACCTCCTGTTGGTAAGCATCGAAAAATATTTTTTGGATATTATATGCCGGGTAATTGGTTTCAATGTACTTTGCCAGCGTGTTGGCATCCTGCATATGAACGTTACCATCCTCGTCGTCGCCTATGAAAACCAATTTGCTTTGCCAGTCGTCAATATCTTCATTCTCCATGTAACTCTTAATTTTGGCAATTAAATTGGCGGCTTGTTCCGGTGAACTAACCGGTAGCCGACCAATTCCAATGTCTACATAGCCTGAGGCTTCGCCTTCATTATCATCGAGTAATCCAAAGAAATCGTCCGATACAAATGACTCAACCCTGTTTATTGAGCGAGGCGACTGGTATGTGGGAATAAAATTAGTATTGACCTGGCTATTGGAAAGGTTATCGAATGAGCCATCGCCGAATAGGAGTAGGTATTTAGGTTTATCGTCGTCGTTAGTTGCGGCTTTATAAAAGTAACGTAGCATATTGCGAATAGCTGCAACATCGGGGTTACCACCCGAAAACTCATTGTAAACCTGGTCGGTAGTATAAACAGCAACTGAGAGGTTGCTTCTTTGTCGGTGGAGTTGAACTAGCTCTTCGGCATAGGTTTTAAAACTTGGATGTGTAACTATAAAGTAATCGAAGAAGCCACTCCCGCGAATATTCTGGTTATCGACATTTGCATACCCTACAACACTGTAGGCTTTATCGGGCTCAAAGGCAATAAAGGTTTTGAGAGTATTGGTAGCTTGCTTGAATGTTATTGTGCCATTGGCGTAGGAAATATTAACCCTTTTGGCCTCATTGATATCAGTAATGTCCCAAACCTGAACGGAGCTGTTTGCATTGCTGATTGTGAACCTGCTAATTCTTCCTGCCCCTACCGATTGAAAATCCTGAAAGGGCAGTTGGGCATTACTATACGATAAGCCATGTCGGCTCTGAATCGATATAAAGTCCAGGAAACCCACTGAACCCGAATTGGGTTTATTGTAGGTAAGGTCAAATGTTAGGTTTTGTCCAACAGTATTACCCGAGAATACTTTTTCGTTTACAGAAACCACATTGGCTAGCTCATCGCCAATTATTACGGAATTTAAAGTTATGCTACCAAGTGTTCCATTATTTGTAAGGGTAAAAGTTGAGGTTGACGAAGATCGTGCCGCTACTCTTACCCATACTTTATAGGTGGAGTTGTTTACTGGGAGTGGTGTTGATACATTGTAGCTGTAGGTGGTTTTTATGTCAAAAATTTCGCCAAACCATTCCCTGCCCGATTTAACAAGGTTTGTATCGTTGCTTTCAAAGGTTGTTACTTGATCGAACTCATTTGTTGCATAATTTTCGGTTTCGGTTGGCGTGTCAGCAAAACCGATGATGCTTTGAGGTTGACTGGTTGTTAAAAAGTAGTAAATGGTTTTGGTGTATCCATGCTTTTCCCATTTCCATGCACTATATGTTTCATTATACGTTAAAGTTTCGGGGCCCTGAGCGTAGAATAGAATATAGTCGCCCTGATTAAAAATGCCGTCGGCACCTTTACTTATTTGTATTGGTATTGGAGCTACCTCATCGAGGTTGCTTTGGGCATTCATAAGGGGTAACGACTTTCCTCCGATTCCCCAAATGCTAATATTTTCTGGGTTGCTAAAACCATACCTTTGTAAATCTTCGAATGAAATCCTATAAATCCCACTTTTTTGCACGCCCACTTTTACCCATTTACCTGAAGCAAGAACCGAGTTCGAAAGCGAGGTACGAATCGTTTTATCAATATTTTTTTCATGGGAACTGATGGGCTCAATTCTGAAGCTAAACGATTCAAGTTTCTCAATTGAGCCAGAGGCATTGTTCCTCATTGCGGGTATTGAAAAAAGCAGAACCCTGTTTGCCCCAACCCTCAAGCTTTTTGTTGTTGGATTTGGTTCAGTTTGAACAATACTAGAATCAAAATCTCTATTGAGTTTACCCCATTTTATATGTGTTATTTCAATTCTGTACTTCTTACTATCGGGAATTGGTATTAATTCGGTATAGTAAGGAACCTTACTGGTTGGGTCAGGAAAATCTTCGCCATTAAACCATAAGCAGTTGATATTTTTTTTGTCGGTTTCAACCCATTCAAGAATTCTGTGGAACTCCTGTGTAAAAGCCCCCAATGCTTGTGTTGTTAATAATATGATGAAAAAAACTGCCCTCATAATTGACTGATGTGTTGCAAAGAAACAAAACTTTGCTTTACCTTTACGTTTGATTCTAACAATAAAAAACGAATAATGTTAGTTATTATTACAAACCAGTTAAATGATATCTAAAAATAGGATTTTTTTATTGTACTTGCTGGGCTTAGTCCTATGTTTTGAAAAATCACATGGTCAAGATCCTGTGTTTTCACAGGTTTTTTTTAATCCAACCATGCTTAACCCATCGTATGCAGGCGCATCAAAGGATATGCGATTAGGTATCATATATCGCAATCAGTGGACCATGATAGATATGCCATACTCAACCTTTGGGGTAAGCTTTGACAGGAGGATTGATTTTGGCCCAAGCTGGAAACACTCGTTTCGTAACAGTCGTTACCAATCCTCAGGGCGGAGCGGCTTTGGTATAAATATTATGAGCGATGTGGAAGGGAAAGGAACATTCTCCCGGAACACTCTCGATCTTATTTACTCATACGGAATTCAACCTACATATAACTCACACGTACGATTTGGGCTTCAAACCTCAGCGATTTTTCGTACACGGAGTTTTTCGGGATTGGTTTTCCCGGACATGATTGATCCGGCTGGTAATGTGATTGGAAATTCCGACGCCGTAGGCTATACAACATGGAATTACGATATAGGGCTTGGTGTTGCCGGTGATTTTGAAAATTTTTATGGTGGATTTGCGGTGCATCATCTTTTAAAACCTGTTGAGGCCAGTTTCTCGGGCGGGAAAGCATACATTCCCCGTAAGTATACTTTCCACATTGGTGCCGATTTTAACCTGTATAAGTGGAGAAGGTTTAAAGAGGTTCTGCTTTTTTCTCCAAACGTAATCTATATTCAACAGCTAAATTTTAATCAGCTAAACGTAGGATTTTACCTTTCAAAGAACTGGGCAGTTGCAGGACTCTGGTTCAGGGAAAATTTAAGTTTAAATAGCCATTCGTTTGTTGTTACTTTGGGATATGCCGATTATATGTTTCGCATAGGTTACAGCTACGACTTTAGCATTATGCAACATGGCCTAAGAGGGTTACCAACCTCATCGCACGAGGTAACCTTAGGGTGGAATTTTGAGTATAAAAGGGGGAAAAAGAAATACAGGTACATCAAATGTCCAAAATTTTAATTTTTTTTAAACTTTTAGGGCGCATTACAAAATATTATTTATATATTTGAGTTTAATTATAATGAGAAAATCCGTACAGCTATGAGCTTAAAGTATAGAATCTTATTATTGGCATCAGCCGGAATTTTAGGTCTTAACTCTTGCGGTTTATTTGGTGGTGGTGGCGGCGGAACTGGAGCGTCCGAAAAAACTGGCTGGGAGTATAACAGCCCTGATAATGGGGGCTTTGAGGTAGTTGAAAACTGGCGACCCGAGGCAGGTCCTGGGTTGGTGTTCATTGAGGGTGGTACATTTACTATGGGTCGAGTAGAGCAGGATGTTATGTACGACTGGAATGCTAAACCCCGCAGGGTAACAGTTACATCATTCTACATGGACGAAACCGAAATTAGCAATGTAGATTGGCGTGAATATGTTCACTGGATTAAACGTGTATATTCAACCTATCCTCAGGTTATTAAAAATGCCCTACCCGATACTCTTGTATGGCGTTCACCCCTTGGTTACAATGAACCCTTTGTAACCGACTACTTCAGGCATCCCGCCTATAACGATTATCCTGTAGTAGGAGTTAACTGGCTTCAGGCAAACGATTACTGTATATGGCGTACCGACAGGGTAAATGAGCGTCTTTTAGTTGATAAGGGTATTATTGAATTCGACCTGGCTCAAAAAGGAGCTGATGCATTTAGCACTGAGGCATACCTTTCGGGCCAGTACGATGCACGCGTTAAGAAACTTTTACCCAGCCTCGACCCTGAAAAACCCGAAGGACGTCACGTTCGCTTTGAAGATGGTATCCTGCTACCCAAGTATCGCCTCCCAACCGAGGCTGAATGGGAGTTTGCCGCATCGGGACTTGTAGGTAATACCTATGATGAGCGCATGGTTGAGCGTCGTATTTACCCTTGGAATGGACACAACGTGCGTAATCCTGAGTCAAAAGTTCGTGGCCAGATGATGGCTAACTTTGTTCGTGGCCGTGGTGACTATATGGGGCTTGCAGGTAATTTGAACGACGAGAACACATTCCCTGGACCAGTTAAGTCATACTGGCCTAACGATTACGGCCTATACTGTATGGCTGGTAATGTTAATGAATGGGTGCTTGACGTTTATCGCCCCTTGAGTTTTGAAGATGTTGATGAAATTCGTCCGTTCCGTGGTAATGTTTTCAAAACCCCATATGATTTAGACGGTAACTACTCCAAGAAGGATAGTTTAGGTCGCATACCCTACCGTGAAATTACCGAGGAAGAAGCAGCTAACCGACAGAACTACAATAAAGCATACTACATCAACTATAAGGATGGTGATGTTGCCTCTACGCTTGATTTCAGAGATGGACAAACTGTGAAAGAGAAAAACTCCGACAGGATGTACTATCAGGGCGATACTCAACAGAAGAATGTGGGTATGACAACTCTGATAAACGACCATGTTAGGGTTTATAAGGGTGGTTCTTGGAAGGATAGGGCATACTGGCTAAGCCCAGGTACCCGCCGTTTCCTCGACGAAGCATCATCAACCAATGATATTGGGTTCCGTTGCGCAATGGAAGCCGTTGGTGCTCAATCGGCAAAGAAACGTGGTGAGAGAATTGGAGGAAAATAGTTAATATAAATCAATATTTTTGGAAAACCTCATATCTTTATGAGGTTTTCTTTTTTACTGGTTTGTTATGATTGAATATATTTATAAAGAATTTGAAAAATCCTATCACGTAACTATCGATAGCCGAAAGGTTAAAGCAGGCTCAATATTTTTTGCTTTAAAGGGTGAAAATAACGATGGGAATGCCTATGCTGCCAATGCTTTGCAGGATGGAGCAGCCCTTGCTGTAATTGATAATCCCCATTACATGACCAAGGGGTGTGTGTTAGTGGAGAATTCCTTAAATGCACTTCAGCAACTTGCAAATTATCATAGGCATAAAATTAATCCACCAATTTTTGCTATAACAGGTTCCAATGGGAAAACCACTACCAAAGAATTATTGTACGCTGTCCTTTCTCGAAAATTTAAAACCTATGCAACAGTTGGTAATTTGAATAACCACATTGGTGTACCCTTAACGTTACTATCTATCACTCCTGATATTGATTTTGCGATTATTGAAATGGGTGCAAATCATCCGGGTGATATTAGCGAACTCTGCAGAATTGCTGAACCTGATTTCGGTTTGATTACCAATATTGGGAAAGCTCATCTTGGTGGTTTCGGCGGTTTTGAAGGTGTAAAAAATACCAAGGGGGAACTTTATAACTTCTTAGCCTTGAGAGATAGGGCAATATTTTACAACCCTCAAAATCCTATTCTTGTAGAACTTTTAAATAAGTATAAAGCAACTAACGTTATTCCATACTCTAAGTATTTTGAGAATTTCATAGTTGAGGAGAGGTCCGAAAACCCTTTTCTTTCTGTTTCAATAAGCGAGGGAGGTAAACTCACAACTATTCTGACTAACCTTGTAGGCCAATATAATGTGGAGAATGTTATGGCAGCCTATGCTGTTGGAAGACATTTTGGAGTTGGCCCAGATACCATAAAAGATGCGATTGAAAGCTATATTCCCTCAAATAATCGATCACAACTTTTAAAAACCAAGAACAATACTGTTATTATGGATGCATATAACGCCAATCCAACTAGTATGGAAAATGCCTTAAAAAATTTAGCAAAATTACATGCATCAAAAAAAGTTGCTATTCTAGGTGAAATGCTAGAGTTAGGTGAATATAGCCCCGATGAGCATAAAAAAATTGTTGAACTTGCCAGCGCTTTGAATTTTGATAAAATCTTACTTGTGGGTAAGGGCTTTTCAAGTTTTAACGGTATGTTTTATTATTTTGATAATTCTTCTGAATGTGCTGAGTATCTGAAGCAGAATCCAATTAAGGACTCCATGGTGTTGGTAAAGGGCTCCCGTGGTGTAAAACTTGAACAGGTGATCAATGCGCTTTAGCTCATATCAAAAATTTTTATCAACTTTTTTCAGAAAAAATTAACTAAATCAAGATGTTTGATTAATATGGCATTGATTTTCATTGCAAATGCAACCTTTTGGCCCTTTACTATGATTATATTTAAATCCTTGAAAATGAGATTATTGTCAAATGATTTTGACAGATTATTTATCTCAACGAAAGCCATAAAAAGAAAGACGTTATAAGTCTCGTTTAAAACTATGACAAAGTTGATACGAGATTTAAAATCTATGTTTTGACGAGTTAAACTATCTTTTTATCAATGAATTTAGAGTTCATTAGCCTTGCAACAGCCATATAGGATGGTGTAAAACATATTTTGCTCCCCACCTTGTATTTTATTTTTCCTGTTTTAGGGTTAGGCCCCAAGTCATATACGGTCATATCGGAGGTTGTTCCGGCAAATCGAACATTCTTATCCTTGGGTTTTAGCTCATTTGCGTCAACGTCTAATATTCCAAAATCAAGTATGGCTCTGTAGCTTTTGTCATACTCCCAATCGTCCACAGTGTGTCCTATATTGCCATCTGTAAGCATTCCATCTGGGGAAGTAGGCTTCATTTGAAGTTCTATAATATTGCTGCTAAATTCAAAAATATCAGTAGATAGATCGCGAAACTTTTTACCGTGTAGCGGGCTAGTTCCTAAGAATGCCGCTTCTCCAATTCGTAGGTGATT from Tenuifilum sp. 4138str includes the following:
- the porV gene encoding type IX secretion system outer membrane channel protein PorV, with protein sequence MIKKFFGIATILLVGLQPTVKAQFDSTISLSGGLNALRIAVPFLTIAPDSRSAALGDAGVASVPDVNSQHWNPAKFPFIEGKKWGMGFSYTPWLRNLVNDINLTHLTGYYQFDKMQSISGSLLYFSMGEITFRDNNNNYIQAFNPNEFAIDFAYSRKFSDHIAGAMAFRYIRSDLTGNFTTTGTGSGKPGTSFAADLAVYYQNAINLAGKSGEMAIGGNISNIGTKLSYNEDPQKEFIPINLRVGGRLSLNIDQYNGFSYLLDLNKLLVPTPPVYNSQDEIVSGMDPNVSVVQGMIQSFYDAPGGFKEEMQEIYIATGVEYWYARQFAIRAGYFHESQNKGNRKYITLGAGLRYNVFNIDFSYLIPTGGFNSPMANTLRFSISFEFEPARTRTNRNK
- a CDS encoding PorP/SprF family type IX secretion system membrane protein, whose protein sequence is MISKNRIFLLYLLGLVLCFEKSHGQDPVFSQVFFNPTMLNPSYAGASKDMRLGIIYRNQWTMIDMPYSTFGVSFDRRIDFGPSWKHSFRNSRYQSSGRSGFGINIMSDVEGKGTFSRNTLDLIYSYGIQPTYNSHVRFGLQTSAIFRTRSFSGLVFPDMIDPAGNVIGNSDAVGYTTWNYDIGLGVAGDFENFYGGFAVHHLLKPVEASFSGGKAYIPRKYTFHIGADFNLYKWRRFKEVLLFSPNVIYIQQLNFNQLNVGFYLSKNWAVAGLWFRENLSLNSHSFVVTLGYADYMFRIGYSYDFSIMQHGLRGLPTSSHEVTLGWNFEYKRGKKKYRYIKCPKF
- a CDS encoding UDP-N-acetylmuramoyl-tripeptide--D-alanyl-D-alanine ligase — encoded protein: MIEYIYKEFEKSYHVTIDSRKVKAGSIFFALKGENNDGNAYAANALQDGAALAVIDNPHYMTKGCVLVENSLNALQQLANYHRHKINPPIFAITGSNGKTTTKELLYAVLSRKFKTYATVGNLNNHIGVPLTLLSITPDIDFAIIEMGANHPGDISELCRIAEPDFGLITNIGKAHLGGFGGFEGVKNTKGELYNFLALRDRAIFYNPQNPILVELLNKYKATNVIPYSKYFENFIVEERSENPFLSVSISEGGKLTTILTNLVGQYNVENVMAAYAVGRHFGVGPDTIKDAIESYIPSNNRSQLLKTKNNTVIMDAYNANPTSMENALKNLAKLHASKKVAILGEMLELGEYSPDEHKKIVELASALNFDKILLVGKGFSSFNGMFYYFDNSSECAEYLKQNPIKDSMVLVKGSRGVKLEQVINAL
- a CDS encoding CoA-binding protein; protein product: MEVGNDILPKTLVLGASQKPERYSYLAIRSLKKHGIEVVAIGARKGMVDDIEIHTELQDIPDIHTITLYLSARNQAPYYNYIINLKPKRLIFNPGTENPELEKLAREHGIDVVEGCTLVMLSMAPKTKCTIFENTHG
- a CDS encoding SUMF1/EgtB/PvdO family nonheme iron enzyme — its product is MSLKYRILLLASAGILGLNSCGLFGGGGGGTGASEKTGWEYNSPDNGGFEVVENWRPEAGPGLVFIEGGTFTMGRVEQDVMYDWNAKPRRVTVTSFYMDETEISNVDWREYVHWIKRVYSTYPQVIKNALPDTLVWRSPLGYNEPFVTDYFRHPAYNDYPVVGVNWLQANDYCIWRTDRVNERLLVDKGIIEFDLAQKGADAFSTEAYLSGQYDARVKKLLPSLDPEKPEGRHVRFEDGILLPKYRLPTEAEWEFAASGLVGNTYDERMVERRIYPWNGHNVRNPESKVRGQMMANFVRGRGDYMGLAGNLNDENTFPGPVKSYWPNDYGLYCMAGNVNEWVLDVYRPLSFEDVDEIRPFRGNVFKTPYDLDGNYSKKDSLGRIPYREITEEEAANRQNYNKAYYINYKDGDVASTLDFRDGQTVKEKNSDRMYYQGDTQQKNVGMTTLINDHVRVYKGGSWKDRAYWLSPGTRRFLDEASSTNDIGFRCAMEAVGAQSAKKRGERIGGK
- the porU gene encoding type IX secretion system sortase PorU; this encodes MRAVFFIILLTTQALGAFTQEFHRILEWVETDKKNINCLWFNGEDFPDPTSKVPYYTELIPIPDSKKYRIEITHIKWGKLNRDFDSSIVQTEPNPTTKSLRVGANRVLLFSIPAMRNNASGSIEKLESFSFRIEPISSHEKNIDKTIRTSLSNSVLASGKWVKVGVQKSGIYRISFEDLQRYGFSNPENISIWGIGGKSLPLMNAQSNLDEVAPIPIQISKGADGIFNQGDYILFYAQGPETLTYNETYSAWKWEKHGYTKTIYYFLTTSQPQSIIGFADTPTETENYATNEFDQVTTFESNDTNLVKSGREWFGEIFDIKTTYSYNVSTPLPVNNSTYKVWVRVAARSSSTSTFTLTNNGTLGSITLNSVIIGDELANVVSVNEKVFSGNTVGQNLTFDLTYNKPNSGSVGFLDFISIQSRHGLSYSNAQLPFQDFQSVGAGRISRFTISNANSSVQVWDITDINEAKRVNISYANGTITFKQATNTLKTFIAFEPDKAYSVVGYANVDNQNIRGSGFFDYFIVTHPSFKTYAEELVQLHRQRSNLSVAVYTTDQVYNEFSGGNPDVAAIRNMLRYFYKAATNDDDKPKYLLLFGDGSFDNLSNSQVNTNFIPTYQSPRSINRVESFVSDDFFGLLDDNEGEASGYVDIGIGRLPVSSPEQAANLIAKIKSYMENEDIDDWQSKLVFIGDDEDGNVHMQDANTLAKYIETNYPAYNIQKIFFDAYQQEVVSGGQRYPDVTSAINSAVNNGALLLNYTGHGNERWLAHEKVLMLNDVLGWKNAKRLPLFVTATCEFSRFDDYHMTSTGEWILLTPKGGAIALLSTTRLVYSSPNFTLNYNFIQQLFKTDANGNYLRLGDLVRITKILSGTGYNKRNFTLLGDPALMLKYPTYNIKISYINERPASEPADTLKALNKVNLKGFIADNLGTTVENFNGTVSVTLYDKEREITTLANDGGTPMTFKSRDNIIFKGKATVSQGTFSIDFTVPKDINFSYGNGKISLFATDGMQTALGVHDSIVVGGIGNPESIDSEGPQIKIFLNDTKFTNGGICNSNPLLLVYLSDASGINTTGAGIGHDLTATLTYPAGQSETFNLNNFYKANTDDYTQGIATYQFSGLTPGTYTIEVKAWDAFNNSNTGKIVFRVIGDDKLVVGNFYCVPNPVKDYTQFYFETNTNETELDVKLEIFNINGSKVAELLKKGIYTEGYRIGPLEWNGCNSNGEKLAKGIYFARIQVSSVQGEQVATTKFVVL
- the ispF gene encoding 2-C-methyl-D-erythritol 2,4-cyclodiphosphate synthase; this encodes MDFRIGFGYDVHQLQQGLPFWLGGVQIEHTKGSLGHSDGDALIHAICDAMLGAANLGDIGVHFPDTDPSLKGIDSKILLRKTMDIIAQIGYTIGNIDSTICLQRPKVKDYIPKMQAELAKALDVEPQQISIKATTTEKLGFVGREEGVTAYAVVLLRKN
- a CDS encoding S24 family peptidase; protein product: MTSVRIPLYSVDAIAGVVEVYEQISDNDPIAYLEIPNLPKCDGAIYVVGDSMYPLLKSGDIIIYKVLNNIQNILWGEMYLLSIVQDGDAFITVKYVKQSASPGWVTLISYNEHHQPKDFPIESIRFAAHVKASVRINSMG